The segment ATTTCATCAGTAACGGTCTATCCTTTTTTGATATTGTTCTTTTATAAATTTCTTCAGGCGTTGCTTTTAAACATATCAGAATTCCATTTTTTTTTAAATTATTGTAATTTTTTTCTCTTATAACAGCACCTCCTCCTGTTGCAATAACACAATTTTTATAATTTGATACCTCTTCAATAATTTTTTCTTCTATTTCTCTAAAATATTCCTCTCCTTTAACTTCAAATATTCTTACAATTCTATCTTTTTCTCTTTCTTCTATTAATTTATCAGTATCAACAAAATTCATATTTAACCTCTTAGCAAGTAATATTCCTACCTCAGTTTTGCCTGTTCCCATAAAACCAATAAGTACAATATTCTTTTCCATTTATTAAAAGATTTTTAAAACCAGTATTTTTTTATTCTTTCAATATAAATTCTATAATTTTCTTTTAAATCATTGAGAGAATCACCAGCAAACTTCTCTATATATTCAGAGGCGAGAATAAAAGCAAGTAAATTTTCTCCGATTATTGAGGCAGGAACAACTGCGCATATATCACTTCTTTCATATTCATATTTTTTTTCTTTAAAATCCCTTATATCAAAAGATAAAAGTCCTCTTTTAACAGTCGGTATTGGTTTGAAAAAGCATTTTATCCATAAATCATTTCCATTTGTTATTCCACCCTCTATGCCACCAGAATTATTTGTTTTTCTGTAAACTTTATTTTTATAAAAAATCTCATCATGGAATTCAGAACCAAATAATTTGCTTCCTCCGAATCCAAGTCCTATTTCAATACCCTTAACTCCGGGGATACTCATCAAAACATATGAAATCTTTGCATCTATTCTCTTTTCCCAGTGGACATAACTGCCAAGACCGGGACAGATACCCTCAACTATAATTTCAAAAATCCCTCCTATGGTATCTCCTTTTTCTCTTGCTTTATCTATTTCTTCCATCATTTCTTTTTCTCTTGAAAGACATCTAACAGGTGAATTTTCTATTTTTTCATAACTCTTTTTTATTTCTTCTATGCTTCCTTCATCTTCTATTTTTCCTATTTTTTTTACCCTGCTATAAAATCTGACATTAAACTCTGAAAGAAGTTTTTTACATATTGCTCCAATTGCTACTCTCATAGCTGTTTCTCTCGCACTTGCTCTTTCAAT is part of the bacterium genome and harbors:
- a CDS encoding shikimate kinase; protein product: MEKNIVLIGFMGTGKTEVGILLAKRLNMNFVDTDKLIEEREKDRIVRIFEVKGEEYFREIEEKIIEEVSNYKNCVIATGGGAVIREKNYNNLKKNGILICLKATPEEIYKRTISKKDRPLLMK
- the aroC gene encoding chorismate synthase: MLRFLTAGESHGKCLIGILEGMVSNLSIDVEDINKELERRQKGYGRGERMKIEKDKVEILSGIRNGKTTGAPISLLIENKDWENWKEFMDFKKKKEGKERYIPRPGHADLCGFLKYNYEDLRNVIERASARETAMRVAIGAICKKLLSEFNVRFYSRVKKIGKIEDEGSIEEIKKSYEKIENSPVRCLSREKEMMEEIDKAREKGDTIGGIFEIIVEGICPGLGSYVHWEKRIDAKISYVLMSIPGVKGIEIGLGFGGSKLFGSEFHDEIFYKNKVYRKTNNSGGIEGGITNGNDLWIKCFFKPIPTVKRGLLSFDIRDFKEKKYEYERSDICAVVPASIIGENLLAFILASEYIEKFAGDSLNDLKENYRIYIERIKKYWF